A stretch of the Triplophysa dalaica isolate WHDGS20190420 chromosome 19, ASM1584641v1, whole genome shotgun sequence genome encodes the following:
- the mapk9 gene encoding mitogen-activated protein kinase 9 isoform X2 — protein sequence MTEGEGQFYSVQVGDSTFTVLRRYQQLRAIGSGAQGIVCSALDTALGIPVAVKKLSRPFQNQTHAKRAYREMVLLKCVNHKNIIHLLNVFTPQKSLEEFQDLYLVMELMDASLCQVIHMDLDHERMSYLLYQILCGIRHLHSAGIIHRDLKPSNIVVKSDCTLKILDFGLARTACTNFMMTPYVVTRYYRAPEVILGMKYKENVDIWSVGCIMGEMVKGSVIFQGTDHIDQWNKVIEILGTPPLEFMNRLMETVRNYVMNKPQFPGVCFNELFPDWAFPSETEHDKIKTSQARDLLSKMLVIDPESRISVQEALNHPYIHVWYDPAEADSPPPQISDKQLEEREHSIEQWKELIYKEVMDWEEINKNGVLKDECLDGTVNSSATASQSSSINDISSMSTEQTLASDTDSSCIDTLAGALDE from the exons ATGACTGAGGGGGAGGGGCAGTTCTACAGCGTGCAGGTGGGCGACTCCACCTTTACGGTGCTCAGGAGGTACCAGCAGCTCCGTGCCATTGGATCTGGTGCTCAGGGTATCGTCTG TTCGGCTCTTGACACCGCACTTGGCATCCCTGTTGCTGTGAAGAAACTGAGTCGGCCGTTTCAGAACCAGACCCATGCGAAACGGGCCTACAGAGAGATGGTTCTGCTAAAGTGTGTTAATCACAAGAac attATCCATTTGCTGAACGTCTTCACCCCTCAAAAGTCACTGGAAGAATTCCAGGATTT GTACTTGGTGATGGAGCTGATGGACGCTAGCCTTTGTCAGGTCATCCACATGGACCTGGACCATGAGAGGATGTCCTATCTGCTCTACCAGATTCTGTGTGGCATTAGACATCTACACTCGGCTGGTATTATTCACAGG GACCTGAAACCCAGTAATATAGTAGTGAAGTCCGATTGCACTTTAAAGATCTTAGACTTTGGTCTGGCCAGGACCGCCTGCACTAACTTCATGATGACCCCCTATGTAGTGACCAGATACTACAGAGCACCAGAGGTCATCCTGGGCATGAAGTACAAAGAGAATG TGGATATCTGGTCGGTGGGCTGCATCATGGGTGAGATGGTCAAAGGAAGCGTCATATTTCAGGGCACTGATC ACATTGACCAGTGGAATAAGGTCATTGAAATTCTAGGAACTCCTCCTCTAGAGTTTATGAATCGTTTGATGGAGACTGTCAGGAACTATGTGATGAACAAACCTCAATTTCCCGGAGTCTGTTTTAATGAGCTGTTTCCCGACTGGGCGTTTCCTTCAGAGACGGAGCATGACAAGATCAAGA CTAGTCAAGCACGGGACCTGCTGTCCAAGATGCTGGTGATCGACCCTGAGAGCCGTATTTCCGTACAGGAGGCCCTCAATCACCCCTACATCCATGTGTGGTACGACCCAGCCGAGGCTGATTCG CCTCCTCCACAGATATCAGACAAGCAGTtagaagagagagagcacaGCATTGAGCAATGGAAAG AGCTGATTTATAAAGAAGTGATGGACTGGGAGGAGATAAACAAGAATGGAGTGTTGAAAGACGAGTGTTTAG ACGGTACAGTGAACAGCAGCGCCACGGCCTCCCAGTCCTCCTCCATCAATGACATCTCATCGATGTCAACAGAACAGACGCTGGCCTCAGACACGGACAGCTCCTGCATCGACACTCTCGCAGGAGCGCTAGACGAGTGA
- the mapk9 gene encoding mitogen-activated protein kinase 9 isoform X1, whose protein sequence is MTEGEGQFYSVQVGDSTFTVLRRYQQLRAIGSGAQGIVCSALDTALGIPVAVKKLSRPFQNQTHAKRAYREMVLLKCVNHKNIIHLLNVFTPQKSLEEFQDLYLVMELMDASLCQVIHMDLDHERMSYLLYQILCGIRHLHSAGIIHRDLKPSNIVVKSDCTLKILDFGLARTACTNFMMTPYVVTRYYRAPEVILGMKYKENVDIWSVGCIMGEMVKGSVIFQGTDHIDQWNKVIEILGTPPLEFMNRLMETVRNYVMNKPQFPGVCFNELFPDWAFPSETEHDKIKTSQARDLLSKMLVIDPESRISVQEALNHPYIHVWYDPAEADSPPPQISDKQLEEREHSIEQWKELIYKEVMDWEEINKNGVLKDECLVDGTVNSSATASQSSSINDISSMSTEQTLASDTDSSCIDTLAGALDE, encoded by the exons ATGACTGAGGGGGAGGGGCAGTTCTACAGCGTGCAGGTGGGCGACTCCACCTTTACGGTGCTCAGGAGGTACCAGCAGCTCCGTGCCATTGGATCTGGTGCTCAGGGTATCGTCTG TTCGGCTCTTGACACCGCACTTGGCATCCCTGTTGCTGTGAAGAAACTGAGTCGGCCGTTTCAGAACCAGACCCATGCGAAACGGGCCTACAGAGAGATGGTTCTGCTAAAGTGTGTTAATCACAAGAac attATCCATTTGCTGAACGTCTTCACCCCTCAAAAGTCACTGGAAGAATTCCAGGATTT GTACTTGGTGATGGAGCTGATGGACGCTAGCCTTTGTCAGGTCATCCACATGGACCTGGACCATGAGAGGATGTCCTATCTGCTCTACCAGATTCTGTGTGGCATTAGACATCTACACTCGGCTGGTATTATTCACAGG GACCTGAAACCCAGTAATATAGTAGTGAAGTCCGATTGCACTTTAAAGATCTTAGACTTTGGTCTGGCCAGGACCGCCTGCACTAACTTCATGATGACCCCCTATGTAGTGACCAGATACTACAGAGCACCAGAGGTCATCCTGGGCATGAAGTACAAAGAGAATG TGGATATCTGGTCGGTGGGCTGCATCATGGGTGAGATGGTCAAAGGAAGCGTCATATTTCAGGGCACTGATC ACATTGACCAGTGGAATAAGGTCATTGAAATTCTAGGAACTCCTCCTCTAGAGTTTATGAATCGTTTGATGGAGACTGTCAGGAACTATGTGATGAACAAACCTCAATTTCCCGGAGTCTGTTTTAATGAGCTGTTTCCCGACTGGGCGTTTCCTTCAGAGACGGAGCATGACAAGATCAAGA CTAGTCAAGCACGGGACCTGCTGTCCAAGATGCTGGTGATCGACCCTGAGAGCCGTATTTCCGTACAGGAGGCCCTCAATCACCCCTACATCCATGTGTGGTACGACCCAGCCGAGGCTGATTCG CCTCCTCCACAGATATCAGACAAGCAGTtagaagagagagagcacaGCATTGAGCAATGGAAAG AGCTGATTTATAAAGAAGTGATGGACTGGGAGGAGATAAACAAGAATGGAGTGTTGAAAGACGAGTGTTTAG tAGACGGTACAGTGAACAGCAGCGCCACGGCCTCCCAGTCCTCCTCCATCAATGACATCTCATCGATGTCAACAGAACAGACGCTGGCCTCAGACACGGACAGCTCCTGCATCGACACTCTCGCAGGAGCGCTAGACGAGTGA